The proteins below are encoded in one region of Candidatus Limnocylindria bacterium:
- a CDS encoding EAL domain-containing protein produces MSLVTARPDPSPSMLLADASEVRAIVRAAREHLEMDIAFIGEFREGVRINRFIECIGDPPMADQSETLLEETYCRRIVAGEMPELMPDVSAVAAAQALAVTRELRIGAYIGVPIYEADGALYGTFSCFRSALEPRLQEQDARVMRLLAAILSRRLEGGRARDRAEHAMAARLDAALALGDPSIVFQPIVDLASRVSLGYEALARFAAEPSRPVDAWFSDAARLGRGVDMEIAAIERALSAATSLAGPAFISINMSPTTLAHERLAWTLADRDLTGVVFEITEHVVVEDYPALRTAIEGWRRRGVRLAIDDAGAGYASLRHVVSLAPDFVKLDLSLVRDIDTDVARQAMATALVSFAAKSGTTVVAEGIETEAELATLISLGVTTGQGYFMGRPAAAATWRTERPAEAIDEKMAGMLGP; encoded by the coding sequence GTGAGCCTGGTGACCGCGCGTCCCGATCCCTCTCCCTCGATGCTCCTCGCCGATGCGAGCGAGGTGCGCGCGATCGTTCGCGCCGCGCGCGAGCATCTTGAGATGGACATCGCGTTCATCGGCGAATTCCGCGAGGGGGTCCGGATCAACCGCTTCATCGAGTGCATCGGCGACCCGCCCATGGCCGACCAAAGCGAGACGCTGCTGGAGGAAACGTACTGCCGCCGCATCGTCGCCGGCGAGATGCCCGAGCTCATGCCGGATGTCTCCGCGGTCGCGGCCGCGCAGGCCCTGGCGGTCACCCGCGAGCTGCGCATCGGCGCCTACATCGGTGTGCCGATCTACGAGGCGGACGGCGCGCTGTACGGGACCTTCTCGTGCTTTCGCAGCGCGCTGGAGCCCCGCCTGCAGGAGCAGGACGCACGCGTCATGCGCCTCCTCGCGGCGATACTCAGTCGGCGCCTCGAGGGTGGGCGAGCGCGAGATCGCGCCGAGCACGCGATGGCCGCCCGCCTCGACGCGGCACTGGCACTCGGGGACCCGTCGATCGTCTTTCAGCCGATCGTAGATCTCGCGTCGCGGGTGAGCCTTGGTTATGAGGCGCTCGCGCGCTTCGCTGCCGAGCCCTCGCGTCCTGTCGATGCGTGGTTCAGCGACGCCGCTCGGCTCGGTCGCGGCGTGGACATGGAGATCGCGGCGATCGAGCGCGCGCTCTCGGCCGCGACTTCCCTCGCCGGTCCGGCATTCATCTCGATCAACATGTCCCCAACGACGCTGGCGCACGAGCGGTTGGCGTGGACACTTGCTGATCGCGACCTCACCGGAGTCGTTTTCGAGATCACGGAGCACGTCGTCGTGGAGGACTACCCGGCGCTGCGCACCGCGATCGAAGGGTGGCGCCGCCGTGGTGTTCGCCTCGCGATCGATGACGCCGGTGCGGGATATGCGAGCCTCCGGCACGTCGTCAGCCTGGCTCCGGATTTTGTGAAGCTGGACCTGAGCCTCGTACGGGACATCGATACGGACGTCGCGCGGCAGGCGATGGCAACGGCGCTGGTCTCATTCGCCGCCAAGAGCGGGACCACCGTCGTGGCCGAGGGGATCGAGACCGAGGCCGAGCTCGCCACGCTCATCTCGCTGGGAGTCACAACAGGCCAGGGATATTTCATGGGTCGGCCCGCCGCCGCGGCGACGTGGCGCACGGAGCGCCCAGCAGAGGCCATTGATGAGAAAATGGCCGGAATGCTGGGCCCGTAG
- a CDS encoding GvpL/GvpF family gas vesicle protein: MDAVKVQPPSDKPASGEGIYVYCIIESADPRAFGKIGIGGRGDEVYTVHHQDLAAVVSRSPLLVYDPTRENALTHEHVNEVVMIDNNFTPVPMSFGTLFKTEDDTREFLKDTYKELRDVLVKMKDKLEFGLKVNWDRESVLTEVERDYEEIRRLKAQIETNQQSSTYFARMQLGRLVEQALAEKSESYVREIYEELAESVIASRSNKVIGDRMIMNGAFLVARDRAGMFDKKVQEIGKRFEGKLSFKYTGPWPPYNFVTIRLKLERAAGSGA, translated from the coding sequence ATGGATGCGGTGAAGGTGCAACCGCCAAGCGACAAGCCCGCCTCGGGCGAGGGCATCTACGTCTACTGCATCATCGAATCGGCCGACCCGCGGGCTTTCGGAAAGATCGGGATCGGCGGCCGCGGCGACGAGGTCTACACCGTGCACCACCAGGACCTCGCGGCGGTCGTGAGTCGCAGTCCGCTCTTGGTGTACGACCCCACACGCGAGAACGCCCTCACTCACGAGCACGTGAACGAAGTCGTGATGATCGACAACAACTTCACGCCCGTCCCGATGAGCTTCGGGACGCTCTTCAAGACGGAAGATGACACGAGAGAGTTCCTGAAGGACACCTACAAGGAGCTTCGCGACGTCCTGGTCAAGATGAAGGACAAGCTGGAGTTCGGTCTCAAGGTGAACTGGGACCGCGAGTCGGTGCTCACCGAGGTCGAGCGTGACTACGAGGAGATCCGCCGACTCAAGGCACAGATCGAGACGAACCAGCAGTCGTCCACGTACTTCGCGCGGATGCAGCTGGGCCGTCTGGTCGAGCAGGCACTGGCCGAGAAGTCCGAGTCCTACGTCCGCGAGATCTACGAGGAGCTGGCGGAATCGGTCATCGCGTCGCGCTCGAACAAAGTGATCGGCGACCGCATGATCATGAACGGCGCGTTCCTGGTCGCGCGCGATCGGGCGGGCATGTTCGATAAGAAGGTGCAGGAGATCGGAAAGCGCTTCGAGGGCAAGCTGTCCTTCAAGTACACCGGACCGTGGCCGCCCTACAACTTCGTCACGATCCGTTTGAAGCTGGAGCGCGCCGCCGGGTCAGGCGCGTGA
- a CDS encoding gas vesicle protein GvpG has translation MILFKLLALPVTAPAAGIRYCLEKVLEVAEHQMWDEDPVREQLMIVNEAYEEGRMPEAEFGEREAELLARLREIREHKKAVAQARLSAMPDDGARQVVIELPDEIR, from the coding sequence GTGATCCTCTTCAAGCTCCTCGCGCTGCCCGTGACGGCGCCGGCGGCCGGTATCCGCTACTGCCTCGAAAAGGTCCTCGAGGTCGCCGAGCACCAGATGTGGGACGAGGATCCGGTCCGCGAGCAGCTGATGATCGTGAACGAGGCCTACGAGGAGGGCCGGATGCCCGAGGCCGAGTTCGGCGAGCGTGAGGCCGAGCTGCTCGCGCGCTTGCGCGAGATCCGCGAGCACAAGAAAGCGGTCGCGCAGGCGCGGCTCTCCGCGATGCCAGACGACGGTGCGCGCCAGGTCGTCATCGAGCTCCCTGACGAGATCCGATGA
- a CDS encoding GvpL/GvpF family gas vesicle protein, protein MSRLRYVYGIARASDASRVASAGLTGIDESPVGYVVEGPLLAATSDVDEAEYGEAALNEHVRDLDWLAARAAQHQAVNGRLLELLGTVLPLSFGAIYRDDDRVRQMLREDAKDRSVQLASLAGHAEWVVTVSRDANAPADDADVRALDAQIAASPPGRAFLLDKQRGTTLSRSTLKRDSDAANTALEALEGIAVRTYQESVVAGGSDAVALRASILVAREREPALAKAIGELESQLDASGYRVRASGPWPAYRFGAMP, encoded by the coding sequence ATGAGCCGGCTGCGGTACGTGTACGGCATCGCGCGGGCGAGCGACGCTTCGCGCGTCGCATCCGCGGGACTCACGGGCATCGATGAGAGCCCGGTCGGCTACGTCGTTGAGGGGCCACTGCTTGCCGCGACGAGCGACGTCGACGAGGCGGAGTACGGGGAGGCCGCGCTGAACGAGCACGTGCGCGATCTGGATTGGCTCGCGGCGCGCGCCGCGCAGCATCAGGCCGTGAACGGGCGCCTGCTCGAGCTCCTCGGTACGGTCTTGCCGCTGTCATTCGGCGCGATCTACCGGGACGACGACCGCGTGCGGCAGATGCTGCGCGAGGACGCGAAGGACCGGAGCGTCCAGCTCGCCTCGCTCGCGGGTCACGCTGAGTGGGTGGTGACGGTCTCGCGCGACGCGAACGCGCCCGCCGACGATGCGGACGTTCGCGCGCTCGATGCGCAGATCGCCGCGAGCCCGCCCGGCCGCGCGTTCTTGTTGGACAAGCAGCGCGGCACGACCCTGTCCCGCTCCACCCTGAAGCGCGACAGCGACGCGGCGAATACAGCGCTCGAGGCCCTCGAGGGGATCGCGGTGCGCACCTACCAGGAGTCCGTCGTGGCCGGCGGCTCCGACGCGGTGGCGCTGCGCGCATCGATCCTCGTCGCCCGCGAGCGTGAGCCGGCGCTGGCGAAGGCGATCGGCGAGCTCGAGAGTCAACTCGATGCCAGCGGGTATCGCGTGCGCGCGAGCGGGCCATGGCCCGCATACCGTTTCGGAGCGATGCCTTGA
- a CDS encoding gas vesicle protein, with protein sequence MTHEPATLDVPLVELVDRLLNRGVVLTGELTISVAGVDLIYLGLSVVLSSVDTIRRTGAEV encoded by the coding sequence TTGACGCACGAGCCCGCGACGCTCGATGTGCCCCTGGTGGAGCTGGTGGACCGCTTGCTGAACCGCGGCGTCGTCCTGACCGGCGAGCTCACGATCTCGGTCGCGGGCGTAGACCTCATCTATCTCGGACTCAGCGTGGTCCTGTCGTCCGTCGACACGATCCGGCGGACAGGTGCGGAGGTATGA
- a CDS encoding GvpL/GvpF family gas vesicle protein encodes MTLLLRAIVAPEDAGIAEELGLSAVSGSLLAALASHWEKALVAGEPELLDHHRIIQSVFERVPCLPARFGSVFDDEDALRTRLNQRDVDLASQLARLGHRCELAITCAWRDKGVISPVSIMTAGSGRAYLERGLQQRRSDRERVVRAEAIVARLLGELATEPTLVRHRTCPRPAVAVSMSALVTRDEIDGLSSRLERLGAQLPDVTIVVQGPWAPYTFAVSE; translated from the coding sequence ATGACGCTGCTCCTTCGCGCGATCGTCGCACCGGAGGACGCGGGCATCGCTGAGGAACTGGGGCTGAGCGCGGTGTCGGGAAGCCTGTTGGCGGCGCTGGCTTCGCACTGGGAAAAGGCGCTCGTCGCCGGAGAACCGGAGCTGCTCGATCACCATCGCATCATCCAGTCGGTGTTCGAGCGCGTGCCGTGTCTCCCGGCGCGGTTCGGCAGCGTGTTCGACGACGAGGACGCGCTCCGCACCCGTCTCAACCAGCGCGACGTCGACCTCGCTTCACAGCTCGCACGTCTCGGGCATCGGTGCGAGCTCGCGATCACGTGTGCGTGGCGTGATAAAGGAGTGATCTCGCCGGTCTCGATCATGACCGCCGGCAGCGGGCGGGCCTACCTCGAGCGCGGTCTGCAGCAACGGCGCAGCGACCGGGAGCGGGTCGTCCGCGCCGAAGCGATCGTTGCCCGTCTTCTCGGTGAGCTGGCGACCGAGCCGACCCTCGTGCGCCACCGGACTTGCCCTCGACCGGCGGTGGCCGTTTCAATGTCCGCCTTGGTGACGCGCGACGAGATCGACGGGTTGAGTTCGCGCCTCGAGCGACTCGGCGCGCAGCTTCCCGACGTCACGATCGTCGTGCAGGGACCCTGGGCTCCGTACACGTTCGCGGTGAGCGAATGA
- a CDS encoding gas vesicle protein K — protein MTAPETTQIELELREEITRLRSLLPERIDLEPEDIERGLVGLVLTLVEFLRQVLERQAIRRMEGGALSDDEVERVGLALMRLEQKIGEIAVQFGLDEDDIQLRVGAAS, from the coding sequence ATGACCGCGCCCGAAACCACGCAGATCGAGCTCGAGCTCCGCGAGGAGATCACGCGTCTGCGATCGCTGCTGCCAGAGCGCATCGACCTCGAGCCGGAAGACATCGAGCGCGGTCTCGTGGGCCTGGTACTGACACTGGTGGAGTTCCTTCGGCAGGTGCTGGAGCGCCAAGCGATCCGGCGGATGGAGGGCGGCGCGTTGAGCGATGACGAGGTGGAGCGAGTCGGGCTCGCACTGATGCGGCTCGAACAGAAGATCGGCGAGATCGCCGTGCAGTTCGGCCTCGACGAAGACGACATCCAGCTCCGGGTCGGAGCCGCATCATGA
- a CDS encoding gas vesicle protein, with product MSMGRLPPGAQHESATLVDLLDRVLDKGLVVAGDVSVSLANVELLTIRIRLLVCSIDKAEQIGLNWWRSEPAFGGRKTDGIGAGEVARLEARIAQLERQLKTKGG from the coding sequence ATGAGCATGGGCCGGCTTCCACCAGGCGCTCAGCACGAGTCCGCAACGCTCGTCGATCTCCTCGACCGCGTCCTCGACAAAGGACTCGTCGTCGCCGGCGACGTGAGTGTGTCCCTCGCCAACGTGGAGCTGCTCACGATCCGGATCCGGCTCCTGGTGTGCTCGATCGACAAGGCCGAGCAGATCGGCCTCAACTGGTGGCGGAGCGAGCCGGCGTTCGGCGGTCGCAAGACCGACGGGATCGGCGCCGGCGAGGTGGCACGCCTCGAAGCGCGCATCGCGCAGCTCGAGCGGCAACTCAAGACAAAAGGGGGCTAG
- the gvpJ gene encoding gas vesicle protein GvpJ — translation MAVVERSPGGSSLIDVLDRILDKGIVIDAWVRVSLVGIDLITVEARVVVASIDTYLRYADALGLSPRQATGTLGAGAGSADTATSRARTTQER, via the coding sequence ATGGCGGTCGTAGAACGCAGTCCCGGTGGCTCGAGCCTCATCGACGTGCTCGACCGCATCCTGGACAAAGGAATCGTCATCGACGCTTGGGTCCGCGTGTCGCTCGTCGGGATCGACCTGATCACCGTCGAGGCGCGTGTCGTCGTCGCCTCCATCGACACCTACCTGCGGTACGCGGACGCGCTTGGCCTCTCGCCGCGCCAGGCGACCGGAACGCTTGGCGCTGGCGCGGGCTCGGCGGACACCGCGACGAGCCGAGCACGTACGACGCAGGAGCGGTAA